ACTATGCCCCTGGACGATGCGTTGCTGCAACTCGATTGCGTTGAACCAGGCTCGTACTTTGGACCTGGCGCGATTGCTTGCCAGATAACCAAGCTGAGGGTTGAGCCAGTCCCGGGAAGGGCCTCCAGCCTTGGTCGTCAGAACTTCCACCGTCTGACCCGTTTCAAGACGCGTTTGCAAAGGCACCATCACGCCGTCGACCTTGGCTCCGCGACAGCGATGCCCAAGATCGGTATGCAGATGGTAAGCAAAGTCCACAGGCGTGGCACCTCGCGGCAACTCAATCACGCGAGCTTGCGGCGACAGTACATAGATCCGGTCTGATAATGTCCCGGAGTCTTTATCCGGCGACGTCCTGACACTGTCCGCTTCAGTCTGCCATTCCAGCAACTGGCGCATCCAGGCAAGCTGTCTGGAGTAAGGATCAGCTGCTGCGACCTGCCCTCCTTTGGGTCCTGCTTCCTTGTAACGCCAGTGGGCTGCCATGCCATGCTCTGCAAACTCGTGCATGGCTCTGGTCCTGATCTGGACTTCAAATGCCCTGCCTTGTACGTCCTGAATAACCGTGTGCAACGACCTGTACCCATTCGGCTTGGGCCGTGCAATGTAATCGTCAAACTCCTCCACAATGGGGGTCCAGTGCTCGTGGACCAGTCCAAGCACCGCGTAACAGGCTCTCTCATCGCTCACGATTACCCGCAAGGCACGCAAGTCATACAACTTGCTGAAATCAATGGCTTTGTTACGCATCTTGTTCCAGATGCTGTAGATGTGCTTGGGACGCCCCGAAATGGTGGCCTCTATTCCGGCCTGATTCAGCAGATTCCTGAGCTTGTCAACAGAGGCTCGAATGAATTCTTCGCGCTCAACGCGCTTTTCTTCCAGCTTTCCGGCAATTTCCCTGTAGCGATCTGGCTCCAGAAACCGGAAAGCCAGGTCTTCCATTTCCCACTTGATCTGCCAGACACCAAGACGATTAGCCAATGGAGCATACAAGTCGAGTGTCTCGGCTGCGAGATCGCGATCGCAAGGCGTCTTGGTGCGCGCATGCCAGCGCAGTGTCTGCAATCGGGAGGCAAGCCGGATCAGAACGATGCGCAAGTCCGCGGCCATCGCCAGCAGCATCTTGCGCAACATTTCTCGCTGGTCAACCTGATCACGCGGCCCGCTCTGGTTGATCTCGCGCGCCACCTTGCCCAGACGCAGGAGTGCATGTGTACCCTGCAGCAATTTGCCTACGTCTGTTCCAAACGCCTTATGCAAAGGGTCAGGACCCCTGCCTCTGTACTCCGGCAGGCACAGCAGCAAGGCCGCTGCCCTTGTTTCGAGATCAGAGCGAAGTGAAGCCAGAATCAACACGAGCTCTGCGCTGTGCTCCAGCAAACTCTCTCCGCCAGGCGTTTCATCTTCGCGATAGTGGTCTCGCACCCACTGACACGCCTGCTCCAGCACCGGGCGCGCTGAATCCGGCAATCCGGCCATCCATCCCTGCATCAGCGTGGAATCAGGCCAATGAGCAGAAAACGAGACCATGAAATACTCTCCATCAGGAGCGCCTCTAACGAGGAGCCCCGTCTCGTTTACACAGCGGCTGTCACGACAATCTCGACTTTGAAATTCGGGTTGGCCAGTCTGGCCTCAACCGTCGCACGAGGTGGTGCGTTGCCCTGATCGACCCAGGCATCCCAAGCCTTGTTCATTGCGTCAAATTCAGCCATGTTGGAAATAAAGATCTGGGCCATCAGAATCCGCGACTTGTTGGTCCCGGCCACTTCAAGCAACTGATCAATGATGGACAGAACCTGTTCGGTCTGCCCGGTCATATCCAGACTGGCATCCTCTGGAATCTGGCCAGCAAGGTATGCAACCCCGTTATAAACCGCAACATCAGAGAGCCGTTTCTCGACATTTATACGTTGAATCGACTGCATGAATGGTTTCCTTCAGATAGACCGCAGTTAAACAACTGCTAGGATAGCGCACTCGCTGTTTGCCGTCATACAGAAGGCAAGTCGAACACGTGCCGCAAATACGACAGGTAGGCCGGATCATCACACATGGTCTTGGCCGGTTCATCAGAAATTTTCGCGACCGGCTGTCCGTTGCAGCGAACCATCTTCATCACGACCTGAAGTGGCTCATGGCCCAGATCGTGCGTCAGATTGGTCCCTATTCCGAACGAAACCTGGATACGTCCGGCAAAGCGTCTTGCAAGCTCCAGTGCCCTGGAAAAGTTCAGACCGTCCGAGAACACCAGGGTCTTGGAGAGTGGGTCGACCCGGTTCGCACGGTAGTGCTCAATCATCCGTTCTCCCCATTCCATCGGATCGCCGGAATCGTGACGAGCACCATCAAACAGCTTGCAGAAGTACATGTCGAAGTCCCTCAGAAAGGCCTCAAGTCCGTACACGTCGGACAGAGCAATTCCGAGATCGCCACGATACTCCTTTGCCCAGACCTCAAGTGCAAAGACCTGGGAGTCACGCAACCTTGGGCCAAGCGCCTGGCAGGCCTGCAAATACTCATGCCCCATCGTTCCCATCGGGGTCAAACCATGTCGCCTGGCCATGTATACGTTACTGGTTCCTGCCAGACTCGGGCCCATTCTGGCCTTGAGCGCTCGCAGCACCTCATCGTGCCACGCGTGAGAGAAGCGACGTCGCGTACCGTATTCCGCCACCCGGAAAGCAGGCAGATCCGATGCCTGTTTCACCATCTCGACTTTCTCCATCAAGCGGGCCCTGCCGAGCTCCAGGTCAGGTTCCGGGATTCGGTGCCTGAAGTAAACCTCGTTGACAATTGCAAGAACAGGTATCTCGAACAGAATGGTATGCAGCCAGGCCCCTTCGACCACGATCGACAACTCGCCTGGCTTGTCGCCTGGACTGACGTGAATACTCTTGCGCGGCAGATGAAACAGTCCCAGAAAATCGACAAAGTCGCTTTTGATGAATCTCAGAGATCTCAAGTAATCAAGCTCGTCTTCGCGCAGTCTCACCTCGCACAACGCATCGATCTCACGCTCGATCTCGTCGATAAAAGGCCCAAAATCCACGTCTGGCGTTCTGCACCAGAAACGATACTGCACCTGGGCTGACGGAAAATGGTGCAATACCACCTGCATCATGGTGAACTTGTAAAGATCGGTGTCGAGCAAAGATCGAATAATCATCGATAGTCATCCTGCCTGATTGCGGCCGGACCCGCACCCCTCATTTCGGCAGAGGACCGGGACTGGGACAGGCCCTGCATAACAAAGAGAAACGGGCAAAACCCATATCCTCAAGTTAACACAGCACTGCTGGCTCTAGGGTGATCCCGCATGAGCCCATTCGCAATCCGTTAAAATCCAGTTTTTCAGTCAGTCTGTTGTTGCGCGCGATGAGGCTGGTCGTGCCAAGGCAGCACACGGCGGGCAGTCTGCATTGCTGTGTGGCTTGCCGAAGTCCACATGAGATTGCGCACTCTACGGTCTGTGCTGGCGCGCACGGATTGGCACGTTCCAGATAATGAATACGATCGACCACTCTGATGACGTTGTTTATCCATGCAGGGGCTCTGGTCTGGATGCGTGATCAGGAATCTGGATTGACACAAGGAAAGCTCGGGCAAACCTGATGATCCTTTACCTGACGATGTTCACCAGCACCGGACACGATCAGCCGTAAGACAACCTGAACAGTCCGGCAGCCTGGTGCCGGCCTTTAATCCTACTCAGATATCACTATGACTCACGTTGTTACAGAGAACTGCATCAAATGCAAATTCACAGACTGTGTGGATGTTTGCCCTGTTGATTGCTTCAAGGAAGGTCCTAATTTTCTGGTGATTGATCCTGACGAATGCATTGATTGTGCTGTCTGTATCCCGGAGTGCCCCGCTGACGCGATTTTTGCGGAAGAGGATGTACCTGCCGACCAGGTTCGTTTCATTGAGTTGAACGCCGAGCTCAGCCCTCTTTACAAAACGATTAGCCGGTCCAAGGAACCTCTCCCAGACGCTGACGACTGGAATGGCAAACCTGACAAGCTCAAGCATCTTGAACGATAGGGTCAGGCATACTCAGACGACTCGCCCCCGGCAAGTCCCGCAAGGAGTTCACGCAAGCATGCAATCAGGTGACGTCACCAGTAAGTACTCACGCCAGACCGTGCTGGAAGTTCGGAGATGGGCATCGCCAGGCTTATGCTCGGTCCGCACGACACGCCCAGATGGTTTCAACTTTGTGCCCGGACAGTTTGCCCGCATCGGTCTCCCCGAAGACAAGCAAAGTGGTGAACCTTCCCTCTGGCGTGCTTATTCGATGGTGACACACCCTGAAGACCCTGATCTGGAGTTTTTCAGTGTGACGGTTTCCGACGGGCAGTTCAGCCCGCTCCTGGCAGCACTCGAACCGGGGGACTCTCTCTGGATCGAGAACAACCCTTTCGGGTTTCTCACGCTAGACCGGTTCCAGGATGGCCAGGTGCTCTGGCTGATCAGTACGGGAACAGGCTTGTCTGCTTACATTCCCATGCTTCGCGACAGCCAGACATGGGACAGGTTTGAAACAGTCGTGCTGGTTCACGGGGTACGCACACAGCAGGAGCTTGCCTACCGCGATGAGATTTTGCAGATTGCGAGCAAGATCAACACGCCAGCAAGAAGCAGACTAATTTACCTGTGCGCGACATCTCGCGAGCCTTGGCCAGCCGTTGAGGGACGGCCGGGGCCAGTCGCTCAGGCCAAACGAATCACCGCCGCCTTGCTCGATGGCACCCTCACAACTGCTGCAGGTGTTGGCCTTGAGCCAAAGGGCGGGCGGGTCATGCTTTGCGGCAACCCGGAGATGGTGACCGAGATGAGAAAGTTACTGGCTGAGCGCGGGTTTGCGGCTGGCCGTCGCGGGAATCCGGGCAATCTCGCCGTCGAGAATTACTGGTAGGGCCAGACTGACATGTCAGACGCAGACCAACAGATCCTGATCCAGACGATTGATGCCATCCTGCCCCAAACCCAATGCACTCAATGTGGCTACGATGGCTGTATGCCCTATGCTGAAGCGCTGGCCAGAGGCGAGGCTGACATCAACCGCTGTCCTCCCGGCGACGAATCAGGTATGCGCGCGCTTGCGTCATTACTCGGTCGGGCTCCCAAGCCCATCGATCCCGCATGTGGGCAACCGGGGCCGCTGACAGTGGCTGTCATTGACGAAGAACATTGCGTTGGCTGTACGCTTTGCATCAAAGCCTGTCCTGTTGATGCGATTATTGGCGCGAACAAGCGTATGCACACTGTGCTGCCAGACTGGTGCACTGGCTGTGATCTCTGTGTCGCTCCCTGTCCTGTTGATTGCATCACCATGACTCCTGTTTCTGATCCTGCGCTAATGTGGGGCCCGCGAAGAGCCGCTCAGGCACGCGAACGCCACCAGAGCAGACTTGCACGCAAACGTGACTCCAATGCGCAAAGCTCGGCCAGAACAAATCGTTTGGCAAGGCCTAGCCAATCGGACAAGGAAAATGTGGTCGCGGCTGCACTGGCAAAGGCACGGGAACGAAGGATGGCCAGGTCATGAACCGCGAGAACCGCGTCCGGATTTTTGAAACCTTTGCCCAAGCCAATCCAAACCCCACAACTGAGCTGGAGTACGCCGATTCGTTTCAACTGCTGATCGCAGTCATTCTATCGGCGCAGGCCACTGACAAGTCGGTCAATCTGGCTACACGAGACCTTTTCAGGGAACACGGAACCCCGGAAAAAATGCTGGCGCTCGGCGTCGATGGGCTCACGGCATACATTCGGACGATCGGCCTGTTTCGCACCAAGGCAAGCAATGTCATCGCAACATGCCGCATTCTGGTCGAGCAACACGGCTCAAAAGTCCCTCGGTCGCGTGAGGCACTGGAGGCATTGCCCGGTGTGGGGCGCAAGACCGCGAATGTTGTGCTCAACACAGCATTCGGTGAGCCCACCATAGCGGTCGATACGCATATTTTCAGAGTCTCTAACCGGACCGGGATAGGCCCTGGAAAAACAGTGCTAGCCGTTGAGCAGGCACTCGAGAAACATGTTCCGCCGGCGTTTCGGCTAAACGCGCATCACTGGCTGATCCTGCACGGCCGATATGTCTGTGTCGCCAGAAAGCCCAAATGCGATGTGTGCCTGATTTCGCAGTGGTGTGATCATTACAAGAAAACACTGCGCAAGCGTCCCACCTCCAGGACCTGAACCCGTCATTGCCTTCTTTTAGACGGGCAGCCAGCATTCTGCCATGCATGGTACGGATGTTTCGATCCGGATTTGATACAAATATGCACAAATGAAATGACTCATTTGCGCATAATTTGTAGACTATTCTTGTGCAATGCAACCTAAACTGATGTTGTACCCGGCAACCGGTTTTCAATCAGGAGTCCCATACATGAGCCAAGCTATCAGCGTGCACCGTCTTCGTGTCGCTCCCCAACTAAAATCCTTCATTGATGAAGAAGTCCTGCCCGGCACAGGCGTGACTGTCGACGCCTTTTGGACAGGATTCGACGCAATCGTGGCTGACCTCGCTCCCGACAACATCCAGTTGCTCGCCAAACGTGATGAACTGCAATCACGCCTTGATGAGTGGCATACAGCCAACCCTGGACCGATCCAGAACATGGACGCGTACCAGGCTTTTCTGAGATCGATCGGTTACCTGGTCGATACACCGGCCAACTGTCAGGCCACCACCCTGAACGTAGACTCAGAACTCGCTCTGCAGGCAGGCCCTCAGTTAGTGGTTCCCATTCTGAACGCTCGATACGCCCTGAATGCTGCGAATGCACGCTGGGGATCGCTCTATGACGCACTCTACGGCACTGATGCCATTGCTGAGGATGACGGTTGTGAACGCACTAGCGGCTACAACCCCAGGCGCGGTGCCCGTGTCATCGCCTACGCGCGTCGCATACTCGACCAGTACGCCCCTCTTGATCAAGGCTCGCACGCCGACGCAACGTCCTATACCGTCCTTGACGGAAAGCTCAATGTCTCATTGGCCAACCAGGCAGAACCGGGAAGACTCGCCGAGCCCGCACAGTTCATCGGATATCAAGGTTCTTGCGACGAACCAAGTGCAATCCTGCTGGTTCACAACGGACTTCACATGGAGATCGTAATC
This sequence is a window from Orrella marina. Protein-coding genes within it:
- a CDS encoding RelA/SpoT family protein, encoding MVSFSAHWPDSTLMQGWMAGLPDSARPVLEQACQWVRDHYREDETPGGESLLEHSAELVLILASLRSDLETRAAALLLCLPEYRGRGPDPLHKAFGTDVGKLLQGTHALLRLGKVAREINQSGPRDQVDQREMLRKMLLAMAADLRIVLIRLASRLQTLRWHARTKTPCDRDLAAETLDLYAPLANRLGVWQIKWEMEDLAFRFLEPDRYREIAGKLEEKRVEREEFIRASVDKLRNLLNQAGIEATISGRPKHIYSIWNKMRNKAIDFSKLYDLRALRVIVSDERACYAVLGLVHEHWTPIVEEFDDYIARPKPNGYRSLHTVIQDVQGRAFEVQIRTRAMHEFAEHGMAAHWRYKEAGPKGGQVAAADPYSRQLAWMRQLLEWQTEADSVRTSPDKDSGTLSDRIYVLSPQARVIELPRGATPVDFAYHLHTDLGHRCRGAKVDGVMVPLQTRLETGQTVEVLTTKAGGPSRDWLNPQLGYLASNRARSKVRAWFNAIELQQRIVQGHSLVDKELQRLGKTAVNQEQLAQQLGFARADDLYVAVAKDDFSLRHLDAVFNPAQPARTDHQQIMLAQALKYQEKAESAGSGGTGILVEGVSSLLTQLARCCRPAPPDEIGGFVTRGRGVSVHRTVCPSFRQLSERHPERVIDVSWGQAKEALYPVDVVVHAHDRSALLRDLSEAFSRLRLNVIGVNTHSKGSLAHMQFTVQVADAEDLAGAMRALSEVQGVLDVQRR
- a CDS encoding RidA family protein; its protein translation is MQSIQRINVEKRLSDVAVYNGVAYLAGQIPEDASLDMTGQTEQVLSIIDQLLEVAGTNKSRILMAQIFISNMAEFDAMNKAWDAWVDQGNAPPRATVEARLANPNFKVEIVVTAAV
- a CDS encoding electron transport complex subunit RsxB, which encodes MSDADQQILIQTIDAILPQTQCTQCGYDGCMPYAEALARGEADINRCPPGDESGMRALASLLGRAPKPIDPACGQPGPLTVAVIDEEHCVGCTLCIKACPVDAIIGANKRMHTVLPDWCTGCDLCVAPCPVDCITMTPVSDPALMWGPRRAAQARERHQSRLARKRDSNAQSSARTNRLARPSQSDKENVVAAALAKARERRMARS
- a CDS encoding ferredoxin--NADP reductase yields the protein MQSGDVTSKYSRQTVLEVRRWASPGLCSVRTTRPDGFNFVPGQFARIGLPEDKQSGEPSLWRAYSMVTHPEDPDLEFFSVTVSDGQFSPLLAALEPGDSLWIENNPFGFLTLDRFQDGQVLWLISTGTGLSAYIPMLRDSQTWDRFETVVLVHGVRTQQELAYRDEILQIASKINTPARSRLIYLCATSREPWPAVEGRPGPVAQAKRITAALLDGTLTTAAGVGLEPKGGRVMLCGNPEMVTEMRKLLAERGFAAGRRGNPGNLAVENYW
- the pncB gene encoding nicotinate phosphoribosyltransferase, whose translation is MIIRSLLDTDLYKFTMMQVVLHHFPSAQVQYRFWCRTPDVDFGPFIDEIEREIDALCEVRLREDELDYLRSLRFIKSDFVDFLGLFHLPRKSIHVSPGDKPGELSIVVEGAWLHTILFEIPVLAIVNEVYFRHRIPEPDLELGRARLMEKVEMVKQASDLPAFRVAEYGTRRRFSHAWHDEVLRALKARMGPSLAGTSNVYMARRHGLTPMGTMGHEYLQACQALGPRLRDSQVFALEVWAKEYRGDLGIALSDVYGLEAFLRDFDMYFCKLFDGARHDSGDPMEWGERMIEHYRANRVDPLSKTLVFSDGLNFSRALELARRFAGRIQVSFGIGTNLTHDLGHEPLQVVMKMVRCNGQPVAKISDEPAKTMCDDPAYLSYLRHVFDLPSV
- the fdxA gene encoding ferredoxin FdxA, with amino-acid sequence MTHVVTENCIKCKFTDCVDVCPVDCFKEGPNFLVIDPDECIDCAVCIPECPADAIFAEEDVPADQVRFIELNAELSPLYKTISRSKEPLPDADDWNGKPDKLKHLER
- the nth gene encoding endonuclease III, whose amino-acid sequence is MNRENRVRIFETFAQANPNPTTELEYADSFQLLIAVILSAQATDKSVNLATRDLFREHGTPEKMLALGVDGLTAYIRTIGLFRTKASNVIATCRILVEQHGSKVPRSREALEALPGVGRKTANVVLNTAFGEPTIAVDTHIFRVSNRTGIGPGKTVLAVEQALEKHVPPAFRLNAHHWLILHGRYVCVARKPKCDVCLISQWCDHYKKTLRKRPTSRT